One Euphorbia lathyris chromosome 1, ddEupLath1.1, whole genome shotgun sequence DNA segment encodes these proteins:
- the LOC136210527 gene encoding bifunctional adenosine 5'-phosphosulfate phosphorylase/adenylylsulfatase HINT4 isoform X2 codes for MAGSTPSCIFCQIAHSSTSTTLLHSDDKVVAFQDIRPAAFRHYLVIPVRHISTVNDLQKGEEHYTLASHMLSVGQALLQRDAPQSKQYRYGFHQPPLNSVNHLHLHCLALPFRPRVCLQF; via the exons ATGGCGGGATCGACCCcatcttgtatcttctgtcagATCGCTCACAGTTCAACTTCCACCACTCTTCTTCACTCT GATGACAAGGTGGTTGCATTTCAAGATATCAGACCTGCAGCTTTTAG GCATTACTTGGTGATTCCTGTGAGGCATATTTCAACTGTCAATGATCTCCAGAAAGGAGAAGAGCATTATACTCTTG CGAGTCACATGCTTAGTGTGGGGCAAGCATTGCTACAAAGAGATGCTCCTCAATCAAAACAGTACAG ATATGGTTTTCATCAGCCTCCACTGAACAGTGTTAACCATCTACACCTTCATTGTCTGGCATTACCTTTCAGACCTAG GGTTTGCCTCCAATTCTAA
- the LOC136210527 gene encoding bifunctional adenosine 5'-phosphosulfate phosphorylase/adenylylsulfatase HINT4 isoform X1: MAGSTPSCIFCQIAHSSTSTTLLHSDDKVVAFQDIRPAAFRHYLVIPVRHISTVNDLQKGEEHYTLASHMLSVGQALLQRDAPQSKQYRYGFHQPPLNSVNHLHLHCLALPFRPRWKHVKYMGLGPLGFLEAEKLLEKIKPT, encoded by the exons ATGGCGGGATCGACCCcatcttgtatcttctgtcagATCGCTCACAGTTCAACTTCCACCACTCTTCTTCACTCT GATGACAAGGTGGTTGCATTTCAAGATATCAGACCTGCAGCTTTTAG GCATTACTTGGTGATTCCTGTGAGGCATATTTCAACTGTCAATGATCTCCAGAAAGGAGAAGAGCATTATACTCTTG CGAGTCACATGCTTAGTGTGGGGCAAGCATTGCTACAAAGAGATGCTCCTCAATCAAAACAGTACAG ATATGGTTTTCATCAGCCTCCACTGAACAGTGTTAACCATCTACACCTTCATTGTCTGGCATTACCTTTCAGACCTAG ATGGAAACATGTAAAATACATGGGTTTAGGACCACTTGGGTTTCTTGAAGCTGAGAAGTTGTTGGAGAAGATAAAGCCGACATAA
- the LOC136210526 gene encoding probable aspartyl protease At4g16563 yields the protein MASCHFKLCFILCFLHISLSFSEILFLPLTHTLSNNHFTSTHHLLKSTSTRSAARFQHHHNSRLQNHQHRQVSLPLSPGSDYTLSFTLNSQPPQHVSLYLDTGSDLVWFPCQPFECILCEGKAENATVSSPPPKLSSVAKPVHCKSPACSAVHSNLPVSDLCAIANCPLEAIEISDCRSFSCPPFYYAYGDGSLIARLHRDSITLPLANPSLVLHNFTFGCAHTALAEPVGVAGFGPGLLSLPAQLASVSPQLGNQFSYCLVSHSFDSDRVRLPSPLILGRSDERRRVDNDDQVKFVYTSMLNNPKHPYFYCVGLEGISVGRKNIPAPAFLKKVNREGNGGLVVDSGTTFTMLPASLYNSVVAEFDNRVRALNGRAKEIEGTTGLRPCYYFDNVVNVPSLVLHFVGNKSSVTLPRKNYFYDFLDGGDGVKRKRRVGCLMLMNGGDEAELSGGPGATLGNYQQQGFEVVYDLEKRRVGFARRKCASLWESLNQG from the coding sequence ATGGCTTCTTGCCATTTCAAACTCTGTTTTATCCTCTGTTTTCTACAcatctctctttctttctcagAGATTCTGTTTCTCCCTCTAACACACACCCTTTCCAATAATCACTTCACCTCCACCCACCATCTCCTCAAATCCACCTCCACTCGCTCCGCCGCCCGTTTCCAGCACCACCACAACAGCCGCCTCCAGAATCACCAGCACCGTCAAGTCTCACTTCCACTTTCTCCCGGCAGTGATTACACTCTGTCTTTCACTCTCAACTCTCAACCTCCTCAACATGTCTCTCTCTACCTTGACACCGGCAGTGATCTCGTCTGGTTCCCTTGCCAGCCTTTTGAGTGCATTCTCTGTGAAGGTAAAGCTGAAAACGCCACCGTTTCATCTCCGCCGCCGAAACTTTCGTCTGTAGCTAAACCTGTCCACTGTAAATCACCTGCATGTTCTGCTGTACATTCAAACCTTCCCGTTTCCGACCTCTGCGCAATTGCTAATTGTCCTTTGGAAGCCATTGAAATTTCCGATTGCCGATCATTTTCTTGTCCTCCTTTTTACTATGCATACGGCGATGGAAGCTTGATAGCTCGGCTTCATCGTGATTCAATAACATTGCCGTTAGCTAATCCTTCTTTAGTGCTTCATAATTTCACCTTCGGCTGTGCCCATACTGCCCTCGCTGAACCTGTTGGGGTTGCCGGATTCGGCCCTGGATTGCTCTCTTTGCCGGCTCAGTTAGCTTCGGTTTCTCCTCAATTAGGGAATCAATTCTCGTACTGTTTGGTGTCTCACTCGTTCGACTCGGACCGAGTTCGTCTCCCGAGTCCACTCATTCTCGGCCGTTCTGATGAGAGGAGGAGGGTGGATAACGATGATCAGGTTAAGTTTGTGTATACTTCTATGCTTAATAACCCAAAACACCCTTATTTTTACTGTGTTGGGCTGGAGGGGATTTCTGTAGGCAGGAAGAATATTCCAGCGCCGGCTTTTTTGAAAAAAGTCAATAGAGAGGGAAATGGTGGACTTGTGGTGGACTCAGGGACCACTTTTACTATGTTGCCGGCAAGTTTGTATAACTCGGTGGTGGCTGAGTTTGATAACCGAGTTCGGGCACTCAATGGACGAGCTAAAGAAATTGAGGGCACAACGGGACTTAGGCCGTGTTACTATTTTGACAATGTAGTGAACGTCCCGAGTTTGGTGTTGCATTTTGTGGGGAATAAATCCAGTGTGACACTGCCTAGGAAGAACTACTTTTATGACTTTTTGGACGGTGGAGATGGAGTAAAGAGGAAGAGAAGAGTGGGGTGTCTGATGCTGATGAACGGTGGAGATGAAGCCGAGCTTAGCGGTGGTCCTGGGGCGACCTTGGGAAACTACCAGCAACAAGGTTTCGAGGTGGTATATGATTTGGAGAAGAGAAGAGTTGGGTTTGCCAGGAGGAAATGCGCATCTTTGTGGGAAAGCTTAAACCAGGGCTAA